A window from Sceloporus undulatus isolate JIND9_A2432 ecotype Alabama chromosome 8, SceUnd_v1.1, whole genome shotgun sequence encodes these proteins:
- the RIPOR1 gene encoding rho family-interacting cell polarization regulator 1 isoform X2 has protein sequence MMSLSVRPQRRSLIVRINRSQSFAGVNSTQDKSFRNFPAFSTPTVSRKSGSRVSRMFSMSHKSPPPKVPQPERLDEVYEALKKGLTAYVEVHQVELDKLTTQIRESKRNSRLGFLYDLDKQVKSIERFLRRLEFHASKIDELYEAYCIQRRLRDGAHNMVKAYTTGSPGSKEARESLAEAGKGYKEYTENMCLLENELESQLGEFHIKMKGLAGFARLCAGDQYEIFMRYGRQRWKLRGRIEANSKQVWDSEEMIFLPLITEFLSIKVTELKSLASHVVVGNVSCETKDLFAALPQVVAVDINDLGTIKLSLEVNWNPFDKEDQPSSASTVNKTSTVNKRFSTYNQSPPDTPSMREQAFYNMLRQQEELENGAAWSISSESSDDSSSPQLSGSARHSLPRSIVQPAVQATAPAIEIAFTQPQDKEPPVLQEEVAVAVANGHVPYARTLSQISEASVDLPVAEDGECLVPRDFNPRELPPMETNSLPQSVALMLDAQISEGGEQEADTNKANPVAEQSEETACQAQDVQQPKSSLTLPATPRELQPTGVSEAPRPKPVVDSGLEEAISSLASALDDYRGQFPELQTLEQELKHLEEILLQKQGVCLSRASSTSLTVEHALESFSFLNASDTEDSDDDGRTSNVKSASASRFPATGETVAEETAGSVNLEEGSEPMSTGNEFLDQALVLHLKHCNHLLLKLGNFGPLRCREMYALDRLSREVQVLEVVCRLVEEQARTANSVEEVVQFSTWKEGVLPFWDSCVTTPNVYTCPVEKFLQTLGSQYGARINERQQGLADPVCVKLAEELLQRRLPRRQGSCQSEQVTLFQYWSHFEVLPILTLDSYILELAEEVLLAQNLNSDDQDVVLKALKRVPESRLRKDGMKALSLLLVEGNSKVVGAVSAQLRSLSENPGFRERALLCYLEQLEDEEVQTRIAACAALGCLKGKMGNLLTGGWKSPSTVCHGSLPQGAWPALHSEACCIDLSANPLRA, from the exons ATGATGTCGCTCTCAGTGCGGCCCCAGCGACGCAGTCTGATAGTCAGGATCAATAGGAGCCAATCTTTTGCTGGTGTCAACTCTACCCAGGACAAATCTTTCCG GAATTTTCCTGCATTCAGCACACCAACTGTCTCCAGGAAGTCTGGCTCCAGAGTCAGTAGGATGTTTTCAATGTCTCACAAGTCCCCCCCACCCAAGGTGCCCCAGCCAGAACGACTTGATGAAGTATATGAAGCGCTGAAGAAGGGACTAAC GGCTTACGTAGAAGTGCACCAGGTGGAGCTTGACAAGCTGACCACTCAGATCCGTGAGTCCAAGAGGAATTCTCGTTTG gGCTTTCTTTATGATCTTGATAAG CAAGTCAAGTCAATTGAACGATTCCTACGCCGTCTGGAGTTTCATGCCAGCAAG ATAGATGAGCTCTATGAGGCTTACTGCATCCAGCGACGGCTCCGGGATGgagcccacaacatggttaagGCCTACACAACCGGATCACCTGGTAGCAAGGAAGCACGTGAGAGCTTGGCCGAAGCTGGCAAGGGCTACAAGGAGTACACAGAG AATATGTGTCTATTGGAGAATGAACTTGAGAGCCAGTTGGGAGAATTCCACATCAAGATGAAAG GATTGGCTGGCTTTGCTAGGCTGTGTGCTGGGGACCAATATGAG ATCTTCATGAGGTATGGTCGCCAGCGATGGAAGCTGCGGGGTCGCATTGAGGCAAACAGCAAGCAAGtgtgggacagtgaagaaatgaTCTTCCTGCCTCTCATTACAGAGTTCCTGTCTATCAAG GTGACAGAGCTCAAGAGCTTGGCCAGTcatgtggtggtggggaatgtcTCCTGTGAGACCAAGGACCTTTTTGCAGCACTCCCCCAAGTGGTGGCAGTGGATATTAATGATCTGGGCACCATCAAGCTGAGCCTGGAGGTGAACTGGAA CCCATTTGACAAAGAGGACCAGCCATCATCAGCCAGCACTGTAAATAAGACATCCACAGTCAACAAGAGATTTTCTACATACAACCAGAGTCCACCCGACACACCTTCCATGCGGGAACAGGCGTTTTAT AACATGCTGCGGCAACAGGAAGAGCTGGAGAACGGGGCAGCATGGTCTATCTCTTCAGAGTCATCAGACGATTCCTCCAGCCCTCAGCTGTCAGGAAGTGCCCGCCACTCCTTGCCAAGGTCAATTGTGCAACCTGCTGTGCAGGCCACTGCACCCGCCATAGAAATTGCCTTTACTCAGCCTCAGGACAAAGAGCCACCAGTCCTTCAAGAGGAGGTGGCTGTGGCTGTGGCTAATGGGCATGTGCCCTATGCCCGGACTCTTAGCCAGATCAGCGAAGCCAGCGTGGACCTGCCTGTGGCTGAGGATGGGGAATGCCTTGTCCCCAGAGACTTTAATCCTAGGGAGCTGCCTCCCATGGAGACGAACTCTTTGCCTCAAAGTGTGGCCTTGATGCTTGATGCTCAGATCAGTGAAGGTGGGGAGCAAGAGGCTGACACAAATAAGGCCAACCCTGTTGCAGAGCAGAGTGAAGAGACAGCCTGTCAGGCCCAGGATGTTCAGCAGCCCAAGTCCTCATTGACACTTCCAGCAACCCCAAGGGAGCTTCAGCCAACAGGAGTCTCAGAGGCACCAAGACCCAAGCCTGTAGTAGATTCTGGACTGGAGGAAGCTATCAGCTCACTGGCCTCTGCTCTGGATGACTACCGGGGACAGTTCCCAGAGCTGCAGACCCTAGAACAGGAGCTCAAACATCTAGAGGAAATTCTTCTG CAAAAGCAGGGTGTATGCCTGAGCCGGGCTTCCAGCACTAGTCTGACAGTGGAGCATGCCCTTGAAAGTTTTAGCTTCCTCAATGCTTCTGATACTGAGGATTCAGATGATGACGG GAGGACAAGCAATGTCAAATCTGCTTCCGCAAGTAGATTTCCAGCTACTGGAGAGACTGTTGCTGAAGAGACCGCAGGGTCCGTGAATTTAGAGGAGGGCTCAGAGCCCATGAGTACTGGCAATGAGTTCCTTGACCAGGCCTTAGTCCTGCATCTCAAGCACTGCAACCATTTGCTGCTG AAGCTGGGCAATTTTGGACCTCTCCGCTGCCGGGAGATGTATGCACTTGACAGGCTGTCAAGGGAAGTGCAGGTCCTGGAGGTGGTTTGTCGCCTGGTGGAGGAGCAAGCAAGGACAGCCAACTCTGTCGAAGAAG TGGTCCAGTTTTCCACATGGAAAGAGGGGGTACTGCCTTTCTGGGACAGTTGTGTCACCACCCCTAACGTGTACACCTGCCCCGTAGAAAAGTTCCTGCAGACTCTTGGTTCCCAGTATGGAGCACGAATCAATGAACGGCAACAAGGCCTAGCAGATCCAG TATGTGTGAAACTGGCAGAGGAGCTTCTACAGCGCAGGCTACCCAGACGCCAGGGGAGCTGCCAATCTGAACAAGTCACCCTCTTCCAGTACTGGAGCCACTTTGAGGTTCTGCCCATCTTAACACTGGACTCATATATCTTGGAGTTGGCAGAAGAAG TTTTGCTAGCACAGAACCTGAACTCCGATGACCAAGATGTGGTATTGAAAGCCCTGAAGCGTGTTCCTGAGAGCCGGCTCCGCAAAGATGGAATGAAAGCTTTAAGCCTGCTTCTTGTTGAAGGAAACAGCAAAGTTGTTGGGGCTGTGTCAGCACAGCTGCGAAGCCTGTCAGAGAACCCTGGCTTCAGGGAGCGG GCCCTGCTTTGCTATCTTGAGCAGCTGGAGGATGAAGAGGTGCAAACACGGATTGCTGCTTGTGCAGCCTTGGGATGTCTGAAG